The following coding sequences lie in one Aythya fuligula isolate bAytFul2 chromosome 17, bAytFul2.pri, whole genome shotgun sequence genomic window:
- the BRI3BP gene encoding BRI3-binding protein, with translation MAAGRLLLLALLLLLLLLLGGTAGPGARAARSRGSEKQNSLRRAASGLYQGVSGLFGEDNVRALQKFFSRLTERFVNGVDILMDTFWRIWTDLLDVLGIDASNLTHYFSPAAIANNPTRALLLIGAILLAYWFLSLFLGFFFYLLHMLFGRFFWIARVALFTLSCVYILQKYEGDPEHAVLPLCFVVAVYFMTGPVGFYWRRNSNSSLEEKMDHLDSQIRLLNIRLSRVIENLDRGSDQ, from the exons ATGGCGGCGGGaaggctgctgctcctcgccctgctgctgctgctgctgcttctgctgggggGCACGGCGGGACCCGGAGCCCGGGCAGCCCGCAGCCGGGGCTCAGAGAAGCAGAATAGCCTCCGCCGCGCCGCCAGCGGCCTCTACCAGGGAGTCAGCGGCCTCTTCGGGGAGGACAACGTGCGGGCCCTGCAGAAG tttttctcaaGGTTGACAGAGAGGTTTGTGAATGGGGTGGATATATTAATGGACACATTCTGGAGAATATGGACTGATTTGTTAGATGTTCTTGGAATTGATG cctCCAACTTGACTCATTATTTCAGCCCAGCAGCAATTGCCAACAACCCAACCCGTGCTCTTCTGCTGATTGGTGCCATTTTACTTGCCTACTGGTTTTTATCTCTCTTCCTTGGATTCTTCTTCTATCTCCTGCACATGCTGTTTGGTCGCTTTTTCTGGATTGCGAGGGTTGCCCTTTTCACCCTCTCATGCGTGTACATCCTGCAGAAGTATGAAGGTGACCCAGAACACGCAgtcctgcctctctgctttgTTGTAGCAGTCTACTTCATGACGGGGCCTGTGGGATTTTActggagaagaaacagcaacagcagcctTGAGGAGAAGATGGACCACCTGGACAGTCAGATCAGACTTCTGAATATACGTCTCTCTAGGGTGATTGAAAACCTGGACAGAGGCAGTGACCAATGA